The Epinephelus lanceolatus isolate andai-2023 chromosome 14, ASM4190304v1, whole genome shotgun sequence genome has a window encoding:
- the idh1 gene encoding isocitrate dehydrogenase [NADP] cytoplasmic: protein MSQKIKAGSVVEMQGDEMTRVIWDLIKEKLILPYLELDLHSYDLGMENRDATDDKVTVEAAEAVRRYNVGVKCATITPDEKRVEEFKLKQMWRSPNGTIRNILGGTVFRGPILCKNIPRLVPGWTKPIIIGRHAHGDQYKATDFVVPGPGKVEMTYTPTNGEPVKYVIYEFQGTGGVAMGMYNTDSSIRDFAHSSFQMALTKAWPLYLSTKNTILKKYDGRFKDIFQEIYEKEYRAQFEAKGIWYEHRLIDDMVAQAMKSEGGFIWACKNYDGDVQSDSVAQGYGSLGMMTSVLICPDGRTVESEAAHGTVTRHYRLHQQGKETSTNPIASIFAWTQGLLHRAKLDNNTELRVFAEALEAVCVETIEAGFMTKDLAICIKGLPNVTRADYLNTFEFLDKLAENLKSKLANQPKL, encoded by the exons CTATGACCTCGGTATGGAGAACCGAGATGCAACAGACGACAAGGTCACAGTTGAGGCGGCGGAAGCTGTCCGCCGTTACAACGTGGGGGTCAAGTGCGCCACCATCACACCAGACGAGAAGCGCGTGGAGGAGTTCAAGCTGAAGCAGATGTGGCGTTCGCCCAACGGCACCATCCGTAACATCCTGGGAGGCACAGTGTTCAGAGGGCCCATCCTGTGCAAGAACATCCCTCGCCTGGTGCCTGGCTGGACCAAGCCCATCATCATTGGCAGGCACGCCCATGGAGATCAG TACAAAGCCACAGACTTCGTGGTGCCTGGGCCCGGGAAAGTGGAGATGACCTACACACCCACAAACGGAGAGCCAGTTAAATATGTCATCTATGAGTTCCAGG gcacagGTGGTGTGGCCATGGGCATGTACAATACAGACAGCTCCATCAGGGACTTTGCCCACAGCTCCTTCCAGATGGCTCTGACTAAAGCCTGGCCTCTCTACCTCAGCACCAAGAACACCATCCTCAAGAAGTACGACGGCCGCTTCAAAGACATCTTCCAGGAAATCTACGAGAA GGAATACCGTGCTCAGTTTGAGGCCAAAGGCATCTGGTATGAGCACCGTCTGATCGATGACATGGTCGCCCAGGCCATGAAATCTGAGGGAGGCTTCATTTGGGCCTGCAAGAACTACGACGGAGATGTGCAGTCTGACTCTGTGGCACAAG GCTACGGCTCCCTGGGTATGATGACCAGTGTACTCATCTGTCCTGATGGACGCACAGTGGAGTCTGAGGCCGCCCACGGCACAGTGACTCGCCACTACAGACTACACCAGCAGGGAAAAGAGACCTCCACCAATCCCATCG CCTCCATCTTTGCGTGGACGCAGGGCCTGCTCCACCGGGCGAAGCTGGacaacaacacagagctgcGAGTGTTCGCTGAGGCTCTCGAGGCCGTTTGCGTGGAGACCATCGAGGCTGGTTTCATGACCAAGGATTTGGCCATCTGCATCAAAGGCCTCCCAAA TGTGACACGTGCCGACTACTTGAACACCTTTGAGTTCTTGGACAAGCTGGCAGAGAACCTGAAGAGTAAACTGGCCAACCAGCCCAAACTGTGA